One genomic segment of Alicycliphilus denitrificans K601 includes these proteins:
- a CDS encoding VOC family protein, which produces MFSHVMLGASDLDKSKQFYDAFLGALGCKPGFTDPKNRTFWRHAGNTFAISAPINGEPACHGNGSTTGFAAQSPEQVDAAHAAGLAAGGVTCEDPPGWRAGASGGPLYLAYLRDPAGNKLCLLHRPPKEAKPA; this is translated from the coding sequence ATGTTCAGCCACGTCATGCTGGGAGCCAGCGACCTCGACAAATCCAAGCAGTTCTACGACGCCTTCCTCGGCGCCCTGGGCTGCAAGCCCGGCTTCACCGACCCGAAGAACCGCACCTTCTGGCGCCACGCGGGCAACACCTTTGCCATCTCCGCGCCCATCAACGGCGAGCCGGCCTGCCATGGCAATGGCAGCACCACGGGCTTCGCGGCCCAGTCGCCCGAGCAGGTGGATGCGGCGCACGCGGCGGGCCTTGCCGCCGGCGGCGTGACGTGCGAGGACCCGCCGGGCTGGCGTGCGGGCGCGTCGGGCGGGCCGCTGTACCTTGCCTACCTGCGCGACCCGGCCGGCAACAAGCTGTGCCTGCTGCACCGCCCGCCCAAGGAAGCCAAGCCGGCCTGA
- a CDS encoding glutathione S-transferase N-terminal domain-containing protein, with protein MALTHPITAKWPARHPDRLQLYSLPTPNGVKVSIALEEMQLPYEAHLVSFESNDQFSPEFLSLNPNNKIPAILDPHGPGGKPLALFESGAILVYLAEKTGQLLPQDAAARYETLQWLMWQMGGVGPMFGQLGFFHKFAGKEYEDKRPLGRYVAESRRLLGVLEQRLAGRDWIMGADYTIADIAVFPWVRNLVGFYGAGELVGFDAFPNVQRALAAFVARPAVQRGLEIPARG; from the coding sequence ATGGCTCTCACGCACCCCATCACGGCCAAGTGGCCCGCCCGGCACCCCGACCGTCTGCAGCTGTATTCGCTGCCCACGCCCAACGGCGTGAAGGTGTCGATCGCGCTGGAGGAGATGCAGCTGCCCTACGAGGCGCACCTGGTCAGCTTCGAGAGCAACGACCAGTTCTCGCCCGAGTTCCTGTCGCTGAACCCGAACAACAAGATCCCCGCCATCCTCGACCCCCATGGCCCGGGCGGCAAGCCGCTCGCGCTGTTCGAGTCGGGCGCCATCCTCGTCTACCTGGCCGAGAAGACCGGCCAGCTGCTGCCCCAGGACGCGGCCGCGCGCTACGAGACGCTGCAGTGGCTCATGTGGCAGATGGGCGGCGTGGGGCCGATGTTCGGCCAGCTCGGCTTCTTCCACAAGTTCGCGGGCAAGGAGTACGAGGATAAGCGCCCGCTGGGCCGCTACGTGGCCGAGTCCAGGCGCCTGCTGGGCGTGCTGGAGCAGCGCCTGGCGGGCCGCGACTGGATCATGGGCGCCGACTACACCATCGCCGACATCGCCGTGTTCCCCTGGGTGCGCAACCTCGTGGGCTTCTACGGCGCGGGCGAGCTGGTGGGCTTCGATGCGTTCCCCAACGTGCAGCGCGCGCTGGCCGCGTTCGTGGCGCGGCCCGCGGTGCAGCGGGGGCTGGAGATTCCGGCGCGGGGCTGA
- a CDS encoding DNA topoisomerase III, protein MTKTLVIAEKPSVAQDIVRALTPVAGKFDKHEDHFENDRYVVTSAVGHLVEIQAPEEFDVKRGKWSFAHLPVIPPYFDLKPVDKTKSRLAAVVRQAKRKDVTELVNACDAGREGELIFRLIEQYAGGAKGGLGKPVKRLWLQSMTPQAIRDGFEHLRSDAQMQGLASAARSRSEADWLVGINGTRAMTAFNSRDGGFFLTTVGRVQTPTLSLVVEREEKIRKFVSRDYWEIHAGFQAEAGQYLGKWFDPKWKKSEDPEARADRVWSLKEAEAIAHAVRGKAATVTEESKPTTQASPLLFDLTSLQREANGKFGFSAKTTLALAQSLYERHKALTYPRTDSRALPEDYLPVAKNTFAMLAGSGMRHLAPYAQQALDDGYVRPSRRIFDNAKVSDHFAIIPTTQAPHGLSEAEQKLYDLVVRRFMAVFFPSAEYLVTTRISQVVGHSFKTEGKVLVKPGWLAIYGKEAASEVEGGKEGDKGQPLVPVKPGEMTHTEFAEAKGLKTKPPARYSEATLLGAMESAGKQIDDEELRSAMQEKGLGTPATRAAIIEGLLTEKYMLREGRELIPTAKAFQLMTLLRGLQVEELCRAELTGEWEYKLAQMEKGQLSREAFMQQIQAMTEKLVRKAKEYDRDTIPGDYATLATPCPNCGGVVKENYRRYACTGAGGSGEGCGFSFGKSPAGRTFETAEAEQLLRERRIGPLEGFRSKAGWPFTAEVTIARDEEAGNYKLEFDFGDDKNAEESGEIVDFAGQESLGRCPVCGAPVYEHGGNYVCAKAVPTAQQPVPSCSFKSGKVILQQPVERAQMHKLLATGKTDLLDKFVSMRTRRPFKAFLAWDAAAGKVNFEFEQRESKYPPRKTAAAAKTGAASARGTGAAGPKTSKPAAKKTAAAKTPRKTGAAGKTPSAQLAAVIGAEPVARPEAVKKMWDYIKAHNLQDPKDKRTIVADDKLRAVFGKDSIGMFELAGVLGRHLA, encoded by the coding sequence ATGACCAAGACCCTGGTAATTGCAGAAAAACCCTCGGTGGCGCAGGACATCGTGCGCGCCCTCACCCCCGTGGCCGGCAAGTTCGACAAGCACGAGGACCATTTCGAGAACGATCGCTACGTGGTCACCAGCGCCGTGGGCCACCTGGTGGAGATCCAGGCGCCCGAGGAGTTCGACGTCAAGCGCGGCAAGTGGAGCTTCGCCCACCTGCCGGTGATCCCGCCGTACTTCGACCTGAAGCCCGTGGACAAGACCAAGAGCCGCCTCGCCGCGGTGGTCAGGCAGGCCAAGCGCAAGGACGTGACGGAGCTTGTGAACGCCTGCGACGCGGGCCGCGAGGGCGAGCTGATCTTCCGCCTCATCGAGCAGTACGCCGGCGGCGCCAAGGGGGGCTTGGGCAAACCCGTGAAGCGTCTGTGGCTGCAGAGCATGACGCCGCAGGCCATCCGCGACGGCTTCGAGCACCTGCGTAGCGACGCGCAGATGCAGGGCCTGGCGAGCGCCGCGCGCAGCCGCTCCGAGGCCGACTGGCTCGTGGGCATCAACGGCACGCGCGCCATGACGGCCTTCAACTCGCGCGACGGCGGGTTCTTCCTGACCACCGTGGGCCGCGTGCAGACGCCCACGCTGTCGCTGGTGGTGGAGCGCGAGGAGAAGATCCGCAAGTTCGTGAGCCGCGACTACTGGGAGATCCACGCCGGCTTCCAGGCCGAGGCCGGGCAGTACCTGGGCAAGTGGTTCGACCCGAAGTGGAAGAAGAGCGAAGACCCCGAGGCGCGCGCCGACCGCGTCTGGTCGCTCAAGGAGGCCGAGGCCATCGCCCACGCCGTGCGCGGCAAGGCCGCCACCGTCACCGAGGAGAGCAAGCCCACCACGCAGGCATCGCCCCTGCTGTTCGACCTGACCAGCCTGCAGCGCGAGGCCAACGGCAAGTTCGGCTTCTCGGCCAAGACCACGCTGGCGCTGGCGCAAAGCCTGTACGAACGCCACAAGGCGCTGACCTACCCGCGTACCGACTCGCGCGCGCTGCCCGAGGACTACCTGCCCGTGGCGAAGAACACCTTCGCCATGCTGGCCGGCAGCGGCATGCGCCACCTGGCGCCCTACGCGCAGCAGGCGCTGGACGACGGCTACGTGCGGCCGTCCAGGCGCATCTTCGACAACGCCAAGGTGTCGGACCACTTCGCCATCATCCCCACCACGCAGGCGCCGCACGGCCTGTCGGAGGCCGAGCAGAAGCTCTACGACCTCGTGGTGCGCCGCTTCATGGCCGTGTTCTTCCCGAGCGCCGAATACCTCGTCACCACGCGCATCAGCCAGGTGGTGGGCCACTCGTTCAAGACAGAGGGCAAGGTGCTCGTCAAGCCCGGATGGCTGGCCATCTACGGCAAGGAGGCCGCGAGCGAGGTCGAGGGCGGCAAGGAAGGCGACAAGGGCCAGCCGCTGGTGCCCGTCAAGCCCGGCGAGATGACGCACACCGAGTTCGCCGAGGCCAAGGGCCTCAAGACCAAGCCCCCCGCGCGCTACAGCGAAGCCACGCTGCTGGGCGCCATGGAGAGCGCCGGCAAGCAGATCGACGACGAGGAACTGCGCAGCGCCATGCAGGAAAAGGGCCTGGGCACGCCGGCCACGCGCGCCGCCATCATCGAAGGCCTGCTCACCGAGAAGTACATGCTGCGCGAGGGCCGCGAGCTCATCCCCACGGCCAAGGCCTTCCAGCTCATGACGCTGCTGCGCGGCCTGCAGGTGGAGGAGCTGTGCCGCGCCGAGCTCACGGGCGAGTGGGAATACAAGCTCGCGCAGATGGAAAAGGGGCAGCTCAGCCGCGAGGCCTTCATGCAGCAGATCCAGGCCATGACCGAGAAGCTGGTGCGCAAGGCCAAGGAATACGACCGCGACACCATCCCCGGCGACTACGCCACGCTTGCCACCCCCTGCCCGAACTGCGGCGGCGTGGTCAAGGAAAACTACCGCCGCTACGCCTGCACCGGCGCGGGCGGCAGCGGCGAGGGCTGCGGCTTCTCGTTCGGCAAGTCGCCCGCCGGCCGCACCTTCGAGACGGCCGAGGCCGAGCAGCTCCTGCGCGAGCGCCGCATCGGCCCGCTGGAGGGCTTCCGCTCCAAGGCCGGCTGGCCGTTCACGGCGGAAGTCACCATCGCGCGCGACGAGGAGGCGGGCAACTACAAGCTCGAATTCGACTTCGGCGACGACAAAAACGCCGAGGAATCGGGCGAGATCGTGGACTTCGCGGGCCAGGAGAGCCTGGGACGCTGCCCCGTCTGCGGCGCGCCCGTCTACGAGCACGGCGGCAACTACGTCTGCGCCAAGGCCGTGCCCACCGCGCAGCAGCCGGTGCCGTCGTGCAGCTTCAAGAGCGGCAAGGTGATCCTGCAGCAGCCCGTGGAGCGCGCGCAGATGCACAAGCTGCTGGCCACGGGCAAGACCGACCTGCTCGACAAGTTCGTCAGCATGCGCACGCGTCGCCCCTTCAAGGCCTTCCTGGCTTGGGACGCGGCCGCGGGCAAGGTCAACTTCGAGTTCGAGCAGCGCGAATCCAAATACCCGCCGCGCAAGACCGCTGCTGCTGCGAAAACAGGAGCTGCCAGCGCCCGTGGGACGGGCGCTGCAGGCCCAAAAACCTCCAAGCCCGCCGCGAAGAAAACCGCCGCCGCCAAGACACCCCGCAAGACAGGCGCCGCCGGCAAGACCCCCAGCGCGCAACTCGCGGCGGTGATCGGCGCCGAGCCCGTGGCCCGCCCCGAGGCCGTGAAGAAGATGTGGGACTACATCAAGGCCCACAACCTGCAAGACCCCAAGGACAAGCGCACCATCGTCGCCGACGACAAGCTGCGCGCGGTGTTCGGCAAGGACAGCATCGGCATGTTCGAGCTGGCGGGCGTATTGGGCCGGCACCTGGCCTGA
- a CDS encoding acetate--CoA ligase family protein produces the protein MQDLLASALDPRSVAIIGASENIHKIGGRPIYYMQRHGYRGTVYPINPAREEIQGHRSYASLAALPEVPDLAVIALGGDKTVAAVEECAARGVKGAVVIASGFGETGPAGRELQDHMVARARAAGMRLYGPNTQGLANFGTGAIAGFSTMFIEVPPMDGPVGIVSQSGGMSSVAYGLVRGRGLGVRHVHATGNEADVTVAEMAWAVAHDPGVKLLLLYLESIAQPEMLAATAAYARERDLPIVAVKAGRTAGGQKAASSHTGALANEDRTVDAFLRHHGIWRVRDPHEQARAAHAYLKGWRPEGRRLVVISNSGASCVMGADAADDAGLALAPLSEATQAAVASKLPGFATASNPIDVTAALLSNSGLFGDVLPAVAQDPAADLFFINIPVAGAGYDVERFARDAAAFEAAASKPVAVAAWQEGVAAPFRAHGIATFPNEGEAIAVLAQVAGHTALMRAPRPAWPALPDVQVPAGAQGFLNEVDSLGLLARHGVPTVPMHLCRTADEARAAFDAIGAPAVVKACSAEVPHKSEHGLVALNVQTREQAAELFERFWARMDAIGVQRDGVIVAATHKARREFMVGARMDPVFGPVVVVGDGGKYVEALKDCAVLLPPFSEEQVQAALRTLRIAPLLGGVRGEPPLDVQALSRIAVAVGQVVAGARGAIASLDLNPVMVGAAGEGAVVVDALIEVSKP, from the coding sequence ATGCAAGACCTGCTCGCCTCCGCCCTCGACCCGCGCTCGGTCGCCATCATTGGCGCGTCCGAGAACATCCACAAGATCGGCGGGCGCCCCATCTACTACATGCAGCGCCACGGCTACCGGGGCACCGTCTATCCCATCAACCCGGCACGCGAGGAGATCCAGGGCCACAGGAGCTACGCGTCGCTGGCCGCGCTGCCCGAGGTGCCCGACCTCGCCGTGATCGCCCTGGGCGGCGACAAGACCGTCGCCGCCGTGGAGGAATGCGCCGCGCGCGGCGTCAAGGGCGCCGTGGTCATCGCCTCGGGCTTCGGCGAGACGGGCCCCGCCGGGCGCGAGCTGCAGGACCACATGGTGGCCAGGGCCCGCGCCGCGGGCATGCGCCTGTATGGCCCCAACACGCAGGGCCTGGCCAACTTCGGCACCGGCGCCATCGCGGGCTTTTCCACCATGTTCATCGAAGTGCCGCCGATGGACGGCCCCGTGGGCATCGTGAGCCAGAGCGGCGGCATGAGCTCCGTGGCCTACGGCCTGGTGCGCGGGCGCGGCCTGGGCGTGCGCCACGTGCACGCCACGGGCAACGAGGCCGACGTGACCGTGGCCGAGATGGCCTGGGCCGTGGCCCACGACCCCGGCGTGAAGCTGCTGCTGCTGTACCTGGAGAGCATCGCCCAGCCCGAGATGCTGGCCGCCACCGCCGCCTATGCGCGCGAGCGCGACCTGCCCATCGTCGCCGTGAAGGCCGGGCGCACGGCGGGCGGGCAGAAGGCCGCGTCGTCGCACACCGGCGCGCTGGCCAACGAGGACCGCACGGTGGACGCCTTCCTCCGGCACCACGGCATCTGGCGCGTGCGCGACCCGCACGAGCAGGCGCGCGCCGCGCACGCCTACCTCAAGGGCTGGCGGCCAGAGGGGCGGCGCCTGGTGGTCATCAGCAACTCCGGCGCGAGCTGCGTGATGGGCGCCGACGCGGCCGACGACGCGGGCCTGGCGCTGGCGCCGCTGAGCGAAGCCACGCAGGCCGCCGTGGCCTCCAAGCTGCCGGGCTTCGCCACCGCGAGCAACCCGATCGACGTGACCGCCGCGCTGCTGTCCAACAGCGGCCTGTTCGGCGACGTGCTGCCGGCCGTGGCGCAGGACCCGGCGGCCGACCTGTTCTTCATCAACATTCCCGTGGCCGGCGCGGGCTACGACGTGGAGCGGTTCGCGCGCGACGCCGCCGCGTTCGAGGCCGCCGCCAGCAAACCCGTGGCCGTGGCCGCGTGGCAGGAGGGCGTGGCCGCGCCGTTTCGCGCCCACGGCATCGCCACCTTCCCCAACGAGGGCGAGGCCATCGCCGTGCTGGCCCAGGTGGCCGGCCACACGGCCCTGATGCGCGCGCCGCGCCCCGCCTGGCCGGCGCTGCCCGACGTGCAGGTGCCCGCCGGCGCCCAGGGCTTTCTCAACGAGGTGGACAGCCTGGGCCTGCTGGCGCGCCACGGTGTGCCCACGGTGCCCATGCACCTGTGCCGCACGGCGGATGAAGCGCGCGCCGCGTTCGACGCCATCGGCGCGCCCGCGGTCGTCAAGGCCTGCTCGGCCGAGGTGCCGCACAAATCCGAGCATGGCCTCGTCGCCTTGAACGTGCAGACGCGCGAGCAGGCCGCCGAGCTGTTCGAGCGCTTCTGGGCCAGGATGGATGCGATTGGCGTGCAGCGCGACGGCGTGATCGTGGCCGCCACACACAAGGCCCGGCGCGAGTTCATGGTGGGCGCGCGCATGGACCCCGTCTTCGGCCCCGTGGTCGTCGTGGGCGACGGCGGCAAGTACGTCGAGGCACTCAAGGACTGCGCCGTGCTGCTGCCGCCGTTCTCCGAGGAGCAGGTGCAAGCCGCGCTGCGCACGCTGCGCATCGCGCCGCTGCTCGGCGGCGTGCGCGGCGAGCCGCCGCTGGACGTGCAGGCCCTCTCGCGCATCGCCGTGGCCGTGGGCCAGGTGGTCGCGGGCGCGCGCGGTGCCATCGCGTCGCTGGACCTCAACCCGGTGATGGTGGGCGCCGCTGGCGAAGGCGCCGTGGTGGTCGATGCGCTGATAGAAGTATCAAAACCATAG
- a CDS encoding 3-oxoacyl-ACP reductase, with protein MLLSEQWVLVTGGARGLGQAITRALAREGAGVVVNYHRSEAAALALAEELGPRAIALQADVTDAAAVQSLFAAARERTGAGISAVVNNALAQFSFDGDARPRLGDIAWERFSQQIEGAVKGALNTMQAALPGMRAQGFGRIVNVGTNLFQNPVVPYHDYTAAKAALLSLTRTAANDLGPDGITVNMVSGGLLRTTDASSATPEAVFDLIASLTPLRRVTTPAEFADAVLFFLSPWARAVTGQNLVVDSGLVKD; from the coding sequence ATGCTTCTGTCCGAACAATGGGTGCTGGTCACGGGCGGCGCCCGGGGCCTGGGCCAGGCCATCACGCGCGCCCTGGCGCGCGAGGGCGCCGGCGTCGTCGTCAACTACCACCGCAGCGAGGCGGCCGCGCTGGCGCTGGCCGAGGAGCTGGGCCCGCGCGCCATCGCGCTGCAGGCCGACGTGACCGACGCGGCCGCCGTGCAGAGCCTCTTCGCCGCCGCGCGCGAGCGCACGGGCGCCGGCATCAGCGCGGTGGTGAACAACGCGCTGGCGCAGTTCTCGTTCGACGGCGATGCGCGCCCCAGGCTGGGCGACATCGCCTGGGAGCGCTTCAGCCAGCAGATCGAGGGCGCGGTGAAGGGCGCGCTCAACACCATGCAGGCCGCGCTGCCCGGCATGCGCGCGCAGGGCTTCGGGCGCATCGTGAACGTGGGCACCAACCTGTTCCAGAACCCGGTGGTGCCGTACCACGACTACACGGCGGCCAAGGCGGCGCTGCTGTCGCTCACGCGCACGGCGGCGAACGACCTGGGGCCCGACGGCATCACGGTGAACATGGTCTCGGGCGGGCTGCTGCGCACCACCGACGCGAGCAGCGCTACGCCCGAGGCGGTGTTCGACCTGATCGCCAGCCTGACCCCGCTGCGCCGCGTGACCACGCCGGCCGAGTTCGCCGACGCGGTGCTCTTCTTCCTCTCGCCCTGGGCGCGCGCCGTGACGGGGCAGAACCTGGTGGTCGACAGCGGCCTCGTAAAGGATTGA